A single Pseudodesulfovibrio aespoeensis Aspo-2 DNA region contains:
- the xerD gene encoding site-specific tyrosine recombinase XerD — translation MAREQKSGRDTPPAHHWVDGYLEHVLIEKGLSENSLSGYSADLASLLAFLEEKSFRLEDLTERTLFLYLTYLRARGLQSRSLARHLSSLRGFFAFALDQRWYKEDPGHLLENPKLPKKLPEFLTREEMSRVLALPETATKLGMRDQAMLELLYAAGLRVSELIEMKVLDYDAQTGLLRVFGKGAKERLVPIHYVAQDVLSRYLLNTRPAFRPAVDFMFLNRSGKGLTRQGVWKLIKTYADKAGIKRSISPHTFRHSFATHLLEGGADLRTVQMLLGHSDISATEIYTHIQAGRLRSIHQQYHPRSSM, via the coding sequence ATGGCCAGGGAACAGAAATCAGGCAGAGACACCCCCCCTGCCCACCATTGGGTGGACGGCTACCTTGAGCATGTCCTCATCGAAAAGGGACTCTCCGAAAACAGCCTGTCCGGCTATTCCGCCGACCTCGCCTCCCTGCTTGCCTTTCTTGAGGAAAAATCCTTCCGCCTTGAAGACCTGACCGAGCGCACGCTCTTTTTATATCTGACATATCTGCGCGCCAGGGGACTCCAGAGCCGCTCCCTGGCCCGACACCTTTCGTCCCTGCGCGGCTTCTTCGCCTTTGCCCTGGACCAGCGCTGGTACAAGGAAGACCCCGGCCATCTGCTGGAGAATCCCAAGCTGCCCAAAAAGCTCCCGGAATTCCTGACCCGCGAGGAAATGTCCCGTGTGCTCGCCCTGCCCGAAACTGCCACAAAGCTGGGCATGCGCGATCAAGCCATGCTGGAGCTGCTCTACGCCGCCGGGCTGCGCGTCTCGGAGCTGATCGAGATGAAGGTGCTGGACTACGACGCCCAGACCGGGCTGCTCCGGGTGTTCGGCAAGGGGGCCAAGGAACGGCTGGTGCCCATCCACTATGTGGCGCAGGATGTGCTGAGTCGCTATCTGCTGAACACCCGTCCCGCCTTCCGCCCTGCCGTGGACTTCATGTTCCTCAACCGCTCGGGCAAGGGGCTGACCCGTCAGGGGGTGTGGAAGCTGATCAAGACTTACGCGGACAAGGCCGGAATCAAACGGAGCATTTCGCCCCACACCTTTCGCCACTCCTTTGCCACCCATCTGCTCGAAGGCGGCGCGGACCTGCGCACCGTGCAGATGCTGCTCGGCCATTCCGACATCTCGGCAACGGAAATCTACACCCACATCCAGGCGGGCAGGCTCAGGTCGATCCACCAGCAATACCACCCGCGGTCCTCCATGTGA
- a CDS encoding LL-diaminopimelate aminotransferase — MTVFSLADRLSTLPPYLFAAIDKAKAQVAAKGMDIISLGIGDPDLPTPEFIIEALYNGAKNPRNHQYPSYIGMKTYRQAVADWYKQRFDVDLDPDTEVVSLIGSKEGIAHFPLAFINPGDVALVATPNYPVYGIATNFAGGEVQYLPLLEENDFLVDLDAVSNDTWAKAKMIFVCYPNNPTAATATREFYERLIEKAREFNVIVVSDAAYTEIYYNPDDRPMSILECKGAKDVCIEFHSLSKTYNMTGWRIGMAVGNPSLVAGLGKIKENCDSGIFQAVQEAGIAALRDGEPYAEQFRAIYKERRDVVSAALTKAGIRHRVPDASFYMWCNTPEGYKSSEFVTNVLMQTGVVLTPGNGFGTPGEGYFRISLTVNNDKLEEAVSRISKL, encoded by the coding sequence ATGACAGTTTTCAGTCTCGCGGATCGCCTTTCGACTTTGCCCCCGTACCTGTTCGCGGCCATCGACAAGGCCAAGGCCCAGGTGGCGGCCAAGGGCATGGACATCATCAGCCTCGGCATAGGCGACCCCGACCTTCCCACTCCCGAATTCATCATCGAGGCCCTGTATAACGGCGCCAAGAACCCCAGGAACCATCAGTATCCTTCCTATATAGGCATGAAAACATACCGGCAGGCCGTGGCCGACTGGTACAAGCAGCGTTTCGACGTGGATCTCGACCCTGACACCGAGGTGGTCAGCCTCATCGGCTCCAAGGAAGGCATCGCCCATTTCCCGCTGGCGTTCATCAATCCGGGCGACGTGGCCCTGGTGGCCACGCCCAACTATCCGGTCTACGGCATCGCCACCAACTTCGCGGGCGGCGAGGTGCAGTATCTGCCGCTGCTTGAGGAGAACGACTTCCTGGTCGATCTCGACGCCGTGAGCAACGACACCTGGGCCAAGGCCAAGATGATCTTCGTGTGCTATCCGAACAACCCGACTGCGGCCACGGCCACCCGGGAGTTCTACGAGCGCCTCATCGAAAAAGCCAGGGAGTTCAACGTCATCGTCGTCTCCGACGCGGCTTACACCGAAATCTACTACAACCCCGACGACCGGCCCATGTCCATCCTTGAATGCAAAGGGGCCAAGGACGTGTGCATCGAATTTCATTCCCTGTCCAAGACCTACAACATGACCGGATGGCGCATCGGCATGGCTGTCGGCAACCCGAGCCTGGTTGCCGGGCTGGGCAAGATCAAGGAGAACTGCGATTCCGGCATCTTCCAGGCCGTGCAGGAAGCGGGCATCGCCGCCCTCAGGGATGGCGAGCCCTACGCCGAGCAGTTCCGCGCCATTTACAAGGAGCGGCGCGACGTGGTCAGCGCGGCCCTGACCAAGGCGGGTATCAGGCACCGCGTCCCCGACGCCTCCTTCTACATGTGGTGCAACACCCCCGAAGGCTACAAGTCGTCGGAATTCGTTACCAACGTGTTGATGCAGACGGGCGTGGTGCTGACGCCAGGCAATGGCTTCGGCACTCCCGGCGAAGGGTATTTCCGCATCTCTCTCACCGTAAACAACGACAAGCTCGAGGAGGCGGTATCCAGAATATCGAAACTGTAA
- the folK gene encoding 2-amino-4-hydroxy-6-hydroxymethyldihydropteridine diphosphokinase, producing the protein MCYVSLGSNEGNPEENLNEALTRLETYGDEISLKAISSIYLTEPQGEIRDQPWFANQMIKLEIDAEIWAAAGFLSTCTAIEAQLGRNRQVPGGPRPLDMDIIAWGDVVMHTDFLTLPHPRARERAFVLIPLKEIAPDFVFPDGTTVDEALAAIRYRLDGNKIWQDS; encoded by the coding sequence ATCTGCTACGTCAGCCTCGGTTCCAACGAGGGAAACCCCGAAGAGAACCTGAACGAAGCGCTGACGCGGCTTGAGACCTATGGCGACGAGATTTCGCTCAAGGCCATTTCGAGCATCTACCTGACCGAGCCGCAGGGGGAGATCAGGGATCAGCCCTGGTTCGCCAACCAGATGATCAAACTCGAAATCGATGCTGAGATATGGGCGGCTGCCGGGTTTCTCTCCACCTGCACGGCCATCGAGGCCCAGCTGGGCCGGAACCGGCAGGTGCCGGGCGGTCCGCGTCCACTGGACATGGACATCATCGCCTGGGGGGATGTGGTCATGCACACCGACTTCCTGACCCTGCCGCATCCGCGGGCCAGGGAAAGGGCGTTCGTGCTCATTCCGCTCAAGGAGATCGCGCCTGATTTCGTCTTTCCCGACGGGACCACGGTGGACGAGGCCCTTGCCGCCATCCGGTACCGGCTGGACGGCAACAAAATCTGGCAGGATTCCTAA
- a CDS encoding TRASH domain-containing protein, which yields MLKFIVIGLALFLVYKLFSGDKKKKEMGQKETMKQKVASGEMIKDPVCGTFVEKDGDIRVREGEKLHVFCSYECRDIYLKQIDAITVDPVEKPKDEA from the coding sequence ATGCTGAAGTTCATCGTCATCGGCCTCGCCTTGTTTCTCGTCTACAAGCTCTTTTCCGGAGACAAGAAGAAAAAGGAAATGGGCCAGAAGGAAACCATGAAGCAGAAGGTCGCCTCCGGGGAGATGATCAAGGACCCGGTATGCGGCACCTTTGTGGAAAAGGACGGAGACATCCGCGTCAGGGAAGGGGAGAAGTTGCACGTCTTCTGCTCCTATGAATGCCGCGACATCTACCTCAAGCAGATCGACGCCATCACCGTTGATCCCGTGGAAAAGCCCAAAGACGAAGCATAG
- a CDS encoding tetratricopeptide repeat protein: MKRILIILAAGVLVLHGFAFDCAAQSASADSFEGWLEKYGAWDRLEQEYASESSSDAPDVILKRAEVYLNLNSPGKALEIIEMTPAFADNAYEIERLWLGGKAQRAMGDLNKAVLWFSQSASLTPDANTMIRRFKDEAGLEHVWMDVWLKRFWSFRANTTLSRDVQYEALKRIQSVGATVWGGSYWTTAGTALASQVHGQSPSPATGGVASMVSQADSDAIVKALALVSLENFEEAKVSVETLSRDEVRAFWRMVIDFLETGSLPSDLTVFDGGNYLKANAFWEGNLLAPYSVSRSQWLLGNPESGPWTSFRNNILSMPLDDANRAIDNELGSMLISEQTGALLGSFKFALALANGDFITSANAWNKTDKRMLPLALQLAGAMRFKDNLNNLLPENQAEAIKVHPILTALCSAGGYEVNADEAPFWISAPADKITPLSQRDWPMDKLLLLASWQQEFLKSPTEDLAKRSAYLFDDTAFGIESTLYLADQAVRLNQLQLGAFYLNSIKADTLGPAQKMKWYDVKLRLELETGREDAALETYRQMAASSEAIPVMTRLRMALLFQQKRDFVTARDQLLAIWASRDTITTTLQAETLFWLGEGEQGMQNTEKALDYYLQLAWKYPQENIWALTAMYRASLIYEKQGKYDTAKRLLNTVVSRADRKEQREAAKARIDAIDKKMGKGGQTPTTGGSTLVYPF; encoded by the coding sequence ATGAAACGAATTTTGATCATTTTGGCAGCCGGTGTCCTTGTCCTTCATGGGTTCGCCTTTGACTGCGCCGCCCAGTCTGCATCCGCCGACTCCTTTGAGGGCTGGCTCGAAAAGTATGGTGCCTGGGACCGACTCGAACAGGAATACGCGTCCGAATCCTCAAGCGACGCGCCCGATGTCATCCTCAAACGGGCCGAGGTCTACCTGAACCTCAACTCTCCGGGCAAGGCCCTGGAGATCATCGAGATGACTCCCGCCTTTGCGGACAATGCCTATGAGATCGAGCGACTCTGGCTGGGCGGCAAGGCCCAGCGCGCCATGGGCGACCTGAACAAGGCCGTGCTCTGGTTCAGCCAGTCGGCCTCGCTGACCCCGGACGCGAACACCATGATCCGTCGCTTCAAGGATGAAGCCGGCCTGGAGCACGTCTGGATGGATGTCTGGCTCAAGCGTTTCTGGTCTTTCCGTGCCAACACGACCCTTTCACGGGACGTGCAATACGAGGCCCTCAAGCGGATTCAGTCCGTCGGAGCCACTGTCTGGGGCGGGAGCTACTGGACCACCGCTGGTACGGCCCTGGCCTCGCAGGTCCATGGCCAGTCGCCCTCCCCGGCCACTGGCGGGGTTGCCTCAATGGTCTCCCAGGCCGACAGCGACGCAATCGTCAAGGCCCTTGCCCTGGTTTCCCTCGAAAATTTCGAAGAAGCCAAGGTTTCTGTCGAGACCCTGAGCAGGGACGAGGTCCGGGCCTTCTGGCGCATGGTCATCGACTTTCTCGAAACCGGCAGCCTGCCGTCTGACCTCACTGTCTTTGATGGCGGTAACTATCTGAAAGCCAACGCTTTCTGGGAAGGGAACCTGCTTGCGCCCTATTCCGTGTCCCGTTCCCAGTGGCTGCTTGGCAACCCGGAGTCCGGACCGTGGACCTCGTTCCGCAACAACATCCTTTCCATGCCCTTGGACGACGCCAACCGGGCCATCGACAACGAACTCGGCTCCATGCTCATCTCCGAGCAGACCGGGGCCCTGCTCGGCAGCTTCAAGTTTGCCCTCGCCCTTGCCAACGGGGATTTCATTACCTCGGCAAACGCCTGGAATAAAACAGATAAACGCATGCTTCCATTGGCCCTGCAATTGGCTGGCGCCATGCGCTTCAAGGATAACTTGAACAATCTCCTGCCCGAGAATCAGGCCGAGGCCATCAAGGTCCACCCGATTCTGACCGCCTTGTGCAGCGCTGGCGGGTATGAAGTGAACGCGGACGAGGCCCCTTTCTGGATTTCCGCGCCGGCAGACAAGATCACCCCCCTCTCGCAGCGCGACTGGCCCATGGACAAGCTGCTCCTGCTTGCCAGCTGGCAGCAGGAATTCTTGAAATCCCCCACCGAGGATCTGGCCAAGCGCTCGGCCTACCTGTTCGACGACACGGCGTTCGGCATCGAGAGCACCCTCTACCTGGCGGATCAGGCCGTGCGCTTGAACCAGTTGCAGCTCGGAGCCTTCTACCTCAACAGCATCAAGGCCGACACTCTGGGACCGGCCCAAAAGATGAAGTGGTATGATGTCAAACTCCGCCTTGAGCTCGAAACAGGGCGGGAGGACGCCGCCCTTGAGACATACCGGCAGATGGCCGCCTCTTCCGAGGCCATCCCGGTCATGACCCGCCTGCGCATGGCCCTGCTCTTTCAGCAAAAACGCGACTTCGTGACCGCGCGCGACCAGCTCCTGGCCATCTGGGCCAGCCGCGACACCATCACCACCACCCTCCAGGCCGAGACCCTGTTCTGGCTCGGCGAGGGCGAACAGGGCATGCAAAACACGGAAAAGGCGCTGGACTACTACCTGCAACTGGCCTGGAAGTACCCCCAGGAGAACATCTGGGCTTTGACCGCCATGTACCGCGCCTCCCTGATCTACGAAAAACAGGGCAAATACGACACGGCCAAACGGCTGCTCAACACCGTGGTCAGCCGGGCCGACCGCAAGGAACAGCGCGAGGCCGCCAAGGCGCGCATCGACGCCATCGACAAGAAGATGGGCAAAGGCGGACAGACCCCGACCACCGGCGGCTCCACCCTGGTCTACCCCTTCTAG
- a CDS encoding carbonic anhydrase, translated as MDRKFHSLAIICANVVFATVLVALAQAELVVGKASPDEVMAMLKEGNERFVAGKALHENTDAERLAQAGNESQADHAFATVLSCADSRVPVERIFDAGFIDLFVVRVAGNVVKTDEAGSIEYGLAHVHTPVLVVMGHTQCGAVAAVTDVVQGRKLTFERNIPPLVAPIIPAVQRAIAAHPDASGRAVLPFAIEENVWQGITDLFMQSPATRMIVRSGKVKVVGAIYDVGTGRVSWLPESRVLELLDAVERDPGRAMNAMAE; from the coding sequence ATGGACCGTAAATTCCATTCCCTGGCCATCATCTGCGCGAACGTTGTGTTTGCCACTGTCCTGGTGGCCTTGGCCCAGGCCGAGCTGGTGGTGGGCAAAGCCTCACCCGACGAGGTCATGGCCATGCTCAAGGAAGGCAACGAGCGGTTCGTCGCCGGGAAGGCGCTCCATGAAAACACCGACGCGGAGCGGCTGGCCCAGGCCGGGAACGAGAGCCAGGCCGATCATGCCTTTGCCACCGTGCTTTCCTGCGCGGATTCCCGCGTGCCGGTGGAGCGGATTTTCGACGCCGGATTCATAGACCTGTTCGTGGTCCGGGTGGCGGGCAATGTGGTGAAAACCGACGAGGCCGGGTCCATCGAGTACGGGCTGGCCCATGTGCACACGCCGGTGCTGGTGGTCATGGGGCACACCCAATGCGGCGCTGTCGCAGCCGTGACCGACGTGGTGCAGGGGCGCAAGCTGACGTTTGAACGCAATATTCCGCCGCTGGTCGCTCCCATCATCCCGGCTGTGCAGCGGGCCATCGCCGCCCATCCCGATGCTTCGGGCAGGGCCGTGTTGCCCTTTGCCATCGAGGAGAACGTCTGGCAGGGCATCACGGACCTGTTCATGCAGAGCCCGGCCACCCGCATGATCGTCAGGTCCGGCAAGGTCAAGGTGGTCGGGGCGATTTACGACGTCGGGACTGGCCGCGTCAGTTGGCTGCCCGAGTCCAGGGTTCTCGAACTGCTGGACGCGGTGGAGCGCGACCCTGGCCGTGCCATGAACGCCATGGCCGAGTAG
- the secG gene encoding preprotein translocase subunit SecG, with amino-acid sequence MDNLVIVIHVLACIFLIGAVMLQSGHEGMGVIFGGGSSTMFGSTGAGGILVKITAGLATVFLITSLTYNVITGNKVSTQDSLMLKGDGIVQPIVPADQQKPGVKFMDTGDKAKSE; translated from the coding sequence GTGGATAATTTAGTCATTGTCATCCATGTTTTGGCTTGCATCTTTTTGATCGGCGCAGTAATGCTTCAATCCGGTCACGAGGGGATGGGCGTCATCTTCGGCGGCGGGAGCAGCACCATGTTCGGCAGCACCGGCGCGGGCGGCATCCTGGTGAAGATCACGGCAGGCTTGGCAACGGTTTTCCTGATCACCTCTCTGACCTACAACGTCATCACCGGCAACAAGGTATCTACGCAGGATTCCCTCATGCTCAAGGGTGACGGCATCGTCCAACCGATCGTCCCGGCTGATCAGCAGAAGCCCGGCGTGAAGTTCATGGACACCGGCGACAAAGCCAAGAGCGAATAG
- the tpiA gene encoding triose-phosphate isomerase: MKKLMAANWKMFKTWDEAQATARGLVELAAAKLPQDREVLVCPPFTCLKAVSDAFSGVPGFATGGQDFYFREEGAFTGEISPAMLRDVGAAYGLTGHSERRHVLGEDDAYIGQKTAFGLSAGLRVILCIGELIDERRAGRVEEVLERQLRLGLKDVPLDVSPERISVAYEPVWAIGTGEVAGPEEILAAHAFTRKTMAAILGKKANEMRILYGGSVKPSNCAEIIALDNVDGVLVGGASLQSESFSQIVLA; encoded by the coding sequence ATGAAGAAATTGATGGCCGCCAACTGGAAGATGTTCAAGACTTGGGACGAGGCGCAGGCCACGGCCCGCGGACTGGTCGAGCTTGCTGCGGCAAAACTCCCCCAGGATCGCGAAGTGCTTGTCTGCCCGCCGTTCACCTGTCTCAAGGCGGTCTCGGACGCGTTTTCGGGAGTGCCTGGTTTTGCCACGGGCGGCCAGGATTTCTATTTCAGGGAAGAGGGCGCGTTCACCGGCGAGATATCGCCCGCCATGCTCCGCGATGTTGGGGCGGCATACGGCCTGACAGGCCACTCGGAGCGTCGCCATGTCCTGGGTGAGGATGACGCCTATATTGGCCAGAAGACCGCGTTTGGCCTGTCCGCCGGGTTGCGCGTCATCCTGTGCATCGGCGAACTCATCGATGAACGCAGGGCGGGCCGCGTGGAAGAGGTCCTGGAGCGCCAGCTGCGCCTGGGCCTGAAGGACGTGCCCCTGGATGTCTCGCCCGAAAGAATCAGCGTGGCCTACGAGCCTGTCTGGGCCATCGGCACCGGCGAGGTGGCCGGGCCTGAGGAGATTCTTGCGGCCCACGCCTTTACCCGAAAAACCATGGCCGCCATCCTTGGCAAAAAAGCCAATGAAATGCGCATATTGTACGGAGGCAGCGTCAAGCCTTCCAACTGCGCCGAGATTATTGCGCTTGACAATGTCGACGGTGTCTTGGTAGGAGGCGCGAGCTTGCAGAGCGAAAGCTTTTCTCAGATCGTTCTGGCCTGA
- a CDS encoding phosphoglycerate kinase translates to MKFIDQIDIAGRKLLFRVDFNVPLDEGVITDENRMIAVLPTLRYALEQNAAIILCAHLGKPKGKAVSALSLAPVARRLGQMLGIDVPLAPDCIGPESRRMAAELKPGQAMMLENLRFYPEEIGRTEEERGDFGKQLASMADIYVNDAFGVAHRANASVVDAPRYAAMCCAGFLVKRELEYLDKILISPDRPYVCVSGGAKISTKIGILNNLLGKVNDIVIGGAMANTFLLALGHPVGKSLVETDLVPEALSIMAKAGTLGTTLHLPVDFLYAATHTATEAEGVCAATAIPDHSLVLDIGPETINNFVTVISKARTVVWNGPMGLFETPAFAEGSFAVCRAIAALDDATTIVGGGDTDAVVHMLGLPNEFSFISTGGGSFLQFLEGKDLPAIQALKECMKK, encoded by the coding sequence ATGAAATTTATCGATCAGATTGACATCGCGGGCAGGAAACTGCTCTTCCGTGTGGATTTCAACGTCCCCCTGGACGAGGGCGTGATCACCGACGAGAACCGAATGATCGCGGTCCTCCCGACCCTGCGATACGCGCTGGAGCAGAACGCGGCCATCATTCTGTGTGCCCACCTGGGCAAGCCCAAGGGCAAGGCCGTGTCTGCGCTCTCGCTGGCACCCGTTGCCCGGCGTCTCGGCCAGATGCTGGGCATCGATGTGCCCCTGGCGCCGGACTGTATTGGCCCGGAGTCGCGGCGCATGGCAGCGGAACTCAAGCCCGGACAGGCCATGATGCTCGAAAACCTCCGCTTCTATCCCGAAGAGATCGGAAGGACGGAGGAGGAGCGGGGCGATTTCGGCAAGCAGCTCGCCTCCATGGCGGATATCTATGTCAACGACGCCTTTGGCGTGGCCCACAGGGCCAACGCCTCGGTAGTGGACGCTCCGAGATACGCCGCCATGTGTTGCGCCGGTTTCCTGGTCAAGCGCGAGCTCGAATATCTCGACAAGATCCTGATCAGCCCGGACAGGCCCTATGTCTGCGTCTCGGGCGGGGCCAAGATATCCACCAAGATCGGCATTCTCAACAACCTGCTGGGCAAGGTGAACGACATCGTCATCGGCGGGGCCATGGCCAACACCTTTTTGCTCGCTCTGGGCCACCCGGTCGGCAAATCCCTGGTGGAGACCGATCTCGTCCCTGAGGCCCTCTCAATCATGGCCAAGGCGGGCACGCTTGGCACCACGCTGCATCTGCCTGTCGATTTTCTCTACGCCGCAACGCACACCGCCACCGAGGCCGAGGGTGTCTGCGCAGCCACCGCCATTCCGGATCATTCGCTTGTGCTGGACATCGGGCCTGAAACAATCAATAACTTCGTGACAGTGATCTCCAAGGCCAGGACCGTGGTCTGGAACGGCCCCATGGGACTCTTCGAGACCCCGGCCTTTGCCGAAGGCTCTTTCGCCGTGTGTCGGGCCATCGCCGCCCTTGACGACGCAACCACCATCGTCGGCGGAGGAGACACGGACGCCGTGGTTCATATGCTTGGACTTCCCAATGAATTCAGCTTCATATCCACGGGCGGCGGCTCCTTCCTCCAGTTCCTGGAGGGCAAGGACCTGCCCGCGATTCAAGCCTTAAAGGAGTGCATGAAGAAATGA
- the rimI gene encoding ribosomal protein S18-alanine N-acetyltransferase: MGERVVPLGESDMEELIELERLCFAYHWTREQFAMGLERGVYKILGVRSQGLLAGYIAFSLIEDEMEILNLAVHPGLRRRGLGQSLLAGAFDICTGKGIAKSFLDVKVSNTAAIDLYRKFGYEQIGVRKRYYPDTKEDALLFRHDFKRD; the protein is encoded by the coding sequence ATGGGTGAGAGGGTTGTGCCGCTTGGCGAATCCGACATGGAGGAGCTCATCGAGCTTGAACGGCTGTGCTTCGCCTACCACTGGACGCGCGAGCAATTCGCCATGGGGCTTGAGCGGGGCGTGTACAAGATACTGGGCGTCCGCAGCCAGGGCCTGCTGGCCGGGTACATCGCCTTCTCCCTGATCGAGGACGAGATGGAGATCCTGAACCTGGCCGTGCATCCCGGCTTGAGACGGCGCGGCCTGGGCCAGTCGCTGCTGGCCGGGGCCTTTGACATCTGCACCGGGAAGGGGATTGCGAAGAGTTTTCTCGATGTCAAGGTATCCAACACCGCAGCCATCGATTTGTATCGGAAATTCGGGTATGAGCAGATAGGGGTCAGGAAACGGTATTATCCTGACACCAAGGAAGACGCCTTGTTGTTCAGGCATGACTTCAAGCGGGATTGA
- a CDS encoding NUDIX hydrolase: MIFTKKSPARIDATRFVEVVDDANRPLAVLAKDIVHRQLLKHRSVQVLVFNADKKIYLQKRNMDKRFFPGRWDVSARTHPHVGEAVRDAAMRTLREELHLGAEAPQFIRALPACPETGFEHVSIFAVSRNTQSINPNSDEVCEGYYFSREELTCLVKEFRELLTPNLVTLWEAGMLVSV, from the coding sequence ATGATATTCACCAAAAAATCACCTGCCAGGATCGACGCCACCCGTTTTGTCGAGGTGGTGGACGACGCGAACCGGCCTCTGGCTGTCCTGGCCAAGGATATTGTCCACCGCCAATTGCTCAAACACCGCTCGGTCCAGGTCCTGGTCTTCAACGCGGACAAGAAAATCTACCTGCAGAAACGGAACATGGACAAGCGGTTCTTTCCGGGCCGCTGGGACGTTTCGGCCAGAACCCATCCCCATGTTGGTGAAGCCGTCCGCGACGCCGCCATGCGCACCCTCAGGGAAGAGTTGCACCTGGGAGCCGAGGCCCCCCAGTTCATCAGGGCCCTGCCCGCCTGCCCGGAAACCGGGTTCGAGCATGTCTCGATCTTTGCCGTGAGCCGCAACACCCAGTCCATAAACCCGAACAGCGACGAGGTCTGTGAGGGATACTATTTCTCCCGCGAGGAGCTGACCTGCCTGGTCAAGGAGTTCCGCGAACTCCTGACCCCCAATCTGGTCACCCTTTGGGAAGCCGGTATGCTTGTAAGCGTTTAG
- a CDS encoding inositol monophosphatase family protein — MTHVDGPTVLAGLERIAARAGEIVVQASTRARKITHKGRIDLVTETDIAVEEMLKGELPGLLPGADFLAEESASDTEPGELTWIIDPVDGTTNFANGLPFVANSIALWQRDRVVLGVVNLPLLGEMFSARLGGGTKLNGKPVAVSAEGTMEQSLLATGFPYAIDEHLETVLRNLRTILPRAQGVRRVGAAALDLAYVACGRYEGYFESALNPWDTAAGWLLVREAGGQVTEYDAGREYTLRSKTILATNGVIHDALSRLICEG; from the coding sequence ATGACCCACGTTGACGGACCGACTGTCCTGGCCGGGCTAGAACGCATCGCCGCACGGGCCGGGGAGATCGTGGTGCAAGCCTCGACCAGGGCCAGGAAGATCACCCACAAGGGGCGCATCGATCTGGTCACCGAGACCGACATAGCCGTGGAGGAGATGCTCAAGGGCGAGTTGCCCGGCCTGCTGCCCGGAGCTGATTTTCTGGCTGAGGAATCGGCCAGCGATACCGAACCCGGCGAGCTGACCTGGATCATAGACCCGGTGGACGGCACGACCAATTTTGCCAACGGGCTGCCGTTCGTGGCCAATTCCATTGCCTTGTGGCAGCGCGACAGGGTCGTTCTTGGCGTGGTCAATCTGCCCTTGCTCGGAGAGATGTTTTCCGCGCGCCTGGGCGGCGGGACAAAGCTCAACGGCAAACCCGTGGCCGTGTCTGCCGAGGGGACCATGGAGCAATCGCTCCTGGCCACCGGGTTTCCCTACGCCATTGATGAGCATCTGGAGACGGTCCTCAGGAATCTCAGGACGATCCTGCCTCGCGCTCAGGGTGTGCGCCGGGTGGGGGCCGCTGCGCTTGATCTGGCCTATGTGGCCTGTGGCCGCTACGAGGGGTATTTTGAAAGCGCGCTCAACCCGTGGGACACGGCGGCAGGATGGCTGCTGGTGCGCGAGGCGGGCGGCCAGGTCACCGAGTATGACGCGGGCAGGGAGTATACGTTGCGCTCAAAGACCATCCTGGCGACCAACGGGGTCATCCATGATGCACTGAGCCGGTTGATTTGCGAGGGCTAA
- a CDS encoding DUF6485 family protein: MKKKDQCPRAKINEQYCTCTASCDKHGICCECLHYHRQRGEIPACFFTLEEEKTYNRTVEFFIQRRS, from the coding sequence ATGAAAAAGAAAGACCAGTGCCCACGGGCCAAGATCAATGAACAATACTGTACCTGCACAGCGTCCTGCGACAAGCACGGCATCTGTTGCGAGTGTCTTCACTATCACAGGCAGCGCGGCGAGATTCCGGCCTGCTTCTTCACTTTGGAGGAGGAGAAGACCTACAATCGGACCGTGGAATTCTTCATTCAGCGCAGGTCGTGA